The Tessaracoccus aquimaris sequence TCCGGTCTCCGCCGTCGGCAGGTCGCCCCCGGGGACCAGGTGCACGCCCGCCGCCACGATCTGGGAGAGGTCGTTGCTCAACACGATGGCGCCGTCCAGCTTCGCCAACTCCCGCAGGGACTGCTCGGTGGTCTCGACGCCGATCTTGAAGCCGCCCGAGGACACCTGCTGGACGTGGCTGTTGTTGCCGAGCACGATCAGGGCGCCCGTTCGACCGTGGAGGATGCGGTCGAGGCCGGCGCGCAGCGGCGTGCCAGGCGCCAGCGTCTTCAGGTAGCGGCGCACACTCGGCTTCGACACAGGGTCTCCTCCCAACCTCTGGGGCCCAAGTCTAGGGGTGCTCGGCGCGGCGTGCGGGGTCTGAGTCGCGCGGCGTTTGACCTTCACGCGACGTGAGGGTTTAGCGTCGGGGCCATGAACACCACGCAGTCCCTCATTCAGGCCCTCGGCAGCCCCGACGGCACCCAACGTCGGCACGCGGCCCTGGCGCTCGGCGCCCAGCGCGACGCGAGCGTCGTCGGCCCCCTGGTCGAGCGGATCCGGGTCGAGGCCGACTCCTGCGTGCGCGAGGACCTCACCTGGGCGATCGTGCAGCACGCCGACCAGGCGGAGGCGGCGCTGACCGACCTGCTCGCCAGCCAGGAGCCGGGCGACCGCCGCACGGCCGCCCACGTGCTGAGCAAGGTCGCCAACCCCGAGCACTTCGACCGGGTCCGTCCCCTGGTGGCCGACGAGCATCCCGACGTCGCCATCAAGGCCTACCGGGCCGCCGCGAACACCGGGGGTGACGCGGCCGTGGAGGCGCTCGCCGCCCGGCTCGGTGACGGCGACCTCCTGCAGCGCGACGCGCTGAGCAACGCCTTCGCCACGATCGGTGCCGCGTCGACCGGGGCGCTCGTCGCGGCCCTGTCCAGCGACCGCGTCGAGACGCGCGAGCATGCCGCCGAGGCGCTCGGCCACATGGGCGAGGACGCGGCGGGCGCCGTCGAGGCCCTCGAGGCAGCGGCCGGGGACGCCGATGCGTCGGTGCGACTGACCGCGGCAGCATCGCTCGGCCAACTCGGCGAGGGTGCGGCAGCGTCTCTCGGCCGCCTCTCGGCCTCGGACGATGCCGTGGTCGCGCGGATCGCGGCGAGCTACCTCGCCTGAGCGTCGGCAACCAGCCGACGAGCCACGAGCCGGGTGCGCACATCCGGGGAGTCGACAGCCTCCCCGATGGCGCGCCCGGCTCGTTCGTCGTCCACCTGCCCGAGCGCGACAAGGGCGGCGAAGCGGACCGCCTCCACATCGTCGTCCAGGGTCGCGATCAGCGCGGGGACGCTGACGACGGAGGCTGCCTGCCCCAGCGCGTCGGCGGCCTCCTCGCGGACCGTCGCTGAGGCGTCCCGGAGGGCGAGGATCAGGAGCGGTATCCCTTCGGGGGTCCGGGCGAGCGCGGAGCCCGACTCGTCGCGGACCAGTTCCCTCGCGTCGCCCAGCCCGGCCACCAACGCCTCGGCGGCAGGCACCCCACCGACCTGCCCGAGCGCGAAGGCCGCCTTGGCGGCGACCGCCTCGTCCTGGTCGGCCAGCAGCACAGCGAGCGCCGCGACGCCCTCTGGGTCGCGCAGCTTGCCGAGCGTGTG is a genomic window containing:
- a CDS encoding HEAT repeat domain-containing protein, producing the protein MNTTQSLIQALGSPDGTQRRHAALALGAQRDASVVGPLVERIRVEADSCVREDLTWAIVQHADQAEAALTDLLASQEPGDRRTAAHVLSKVANPEHFDRVRPLVADEHPDVAIKAYRAAANTGGDAAVEALAARLGDGDLLQRDALSNAFATIGAASTGALVAALSSDRVETREHAAEALGHMGEDAAGAVEALEAAAGDADASVRLTAAASLGQLGEGAAASLGRLSASDDAVVARIAASYLA